A genomic window from Halorubrum lacusprofundi ATCC 49239 includes:
- the rpsB gene encoding 30S ribosomal protein S2, which translates to MTEDNDAVELDDDAETEAVDAAVEEEADTTEEPTADAAAEEAPADAEPDATEDAGDDADEEEDASPFDDDVMPDDDVDLLIPVEDYLSAGVHIGTQQKTKDMERFIHRVRDDGLYVLDVSTTDQRIRTAADFLKNYNPEQILVTSSRQYGRFPAEKFADAIGARARTGRFIPGTLTNPDYAGYIEPDVVVVTDPIGDAQAVKEAITVGIPVIAMCDSNNQLSNVDLVIPTNNKGRRALSVVYWLLANETLDRRGADTVFALDDFEDEL; encoded by the coding sequence ATGACGGAAGACAACGACGCGGTCGAACTCGACGACGACGCGGAGACCGAGGCGGTCGACGCGGCGGTCGAGGAGGAGGCCGACACGACCGAGGAACCGACCGCCGACGCGGCTGCCGAGGAGGCACCCGCCGACGCCGAACCCGACGCGACGGAAGACGCGGGCGACGACGCCGACGAGGAGGAAGACGCCTCCCCGTTCGACGACGACGTCATGCCCGATGACGACGTCGACCTGCTGATCCCGGTCGAGGACTACCTCTCTGCCGGTGTCCACATCGGGACCCAGCAGAAGACGAAGGATATGGAGCGGTTTATCCACCGCGTCCGCGACGATGGCCTGTACGTACTCGACGTGAGTACGACGGACCAGCGGATCCGCACAGCCGCGGACTTCCTCAAGAACTACAACCCTGAGCAAATCCTCGTCACGTCCTCGCGGCAGTACGGTCGGTTCCCGGCCGAGAAGTTCGCGGACGCCATCGGCGCCCGCGCCCGCACGGGACGCTTTATCCCCGGCACGCTGACGAACCCCGACTACGCCGGCTACATCGAGCCGGATGTCGTCGTGGTCACGGACCCGATCGGGGACGCACAGGCCGTCAAGGAGGCCATCACTGTCGGCATCCCGGTCATCGCGATGTGCGACTCCAACAACCAGCTATCGAACGTCGATCTGGTTATCCCGACGAACAACAAGGGTCGACGCGCGCTGTCGGTCGTCTACTGGCTGCTCGCCAACGAGACGCTCGACCGCCGCGGCGCCGACACTGTGTTCGCCCTCGACGACTTCGAGGACGAACTGTAA
- a CDS encoding DUF4870 domain-containing protein has protein sequence MASTTTSVGAGGSDDNTTLAAITHILALFTWLIGPLVVFLVTDDEFVKANARAAINWQIWFTIYSIVAGVLIIVGIGILLLPLLGLLNMVFIVIAAVKAAEGEVWSYPLTIDLL, from the coding sequence ATGGCATCCACAACAACAAGCGTCGGTGCCGGCGGATCCGATGACAACACCACCCTGGCGGCGATAACGCACATCCTCGCGCTGTTCACGTGGCTGATCGGCCCGCTCGTGGTCTTTCTCGTCACCGACGACGAGTTCGTGAAGGCGAACGCGCGCGCGGCGATAAACTGGCAGATCTGGTTTACGATCTACTCGATCGTCGCTGGTGTTCTGATCATCGTCGGGATCGGGATCTTGCTGCTCCCCCTGCTCGGACTCCTCAATATGGTGTTCATCGTCATTGCCGCGGTGAAGGCGGCCGAGGGCGAGGTCTGGAGCTACCCGCTCACGATCGATCTCCTGTAA
- a CDS encoding mechanosensitive ion channel domain-containing protein yields the protein MTTLPSLLTRSLTNFIESLAVAIPRLLSGLVFLALAYATVRIVLTLVRSSIDRIYVGDRELVGDLIATLAAIFLWFGVALTFLKVVGMGDIAASLGTAVGFIALGISYALSEMIEDTVAGVYLLRDPDFNPGYRVEAKGVTGTVAAIELRKTRIDTDTGDRVVLANREIEPRWTHDVPAAEDGKSATREAESTDRDNT from the coding sequence ATGACGACGCTCCCGTCGCTTTTGACACGGTCGCTCACGAACTTTATCGAGAGCCTGGCGGTCGCGATACCGCGACTGCTCTCGGGGCTAGTCTTCCTCGCGTTGGCGTACGCGACGGTGCGAATCGTCCTCACGCTCGTCCGGTCTTCGATCGATCGGATATACGTCGGTGACCGAGAGCTCGTGGGCGATCTCATCGCCACGCTCGCGGCGATCTTCCTCTGGTTCGGCGTTGCACTGACGTTCCTGAAGGTCGTCGGCATGGGCGACATCGCGGCGAGTCTGGGCACCGCTGTCGGCTTCATCGCGTTAGGTATCTCGTACGCACTCTCCGAGATGATCGAAGATACCGTGGCGGGCGTGTACCTCCTCCGCGACCCCGACTTCAACCCGGGGTACCGCGTCGAAGCGAAGGGCGTGACCGGGACAGTCGCTGCGATCGAACTCCGAAAGACCCGGATCGACACAGACACCGGTGATCGGGTTGTGCTCGCGAACCGGGAGATCGAGCCGCGGTGGACCCATGACGTTCCCGCGGCGGAAGACGGGAAATCGGCGACGAGAGAGGCGGAGAGCACCGACCGCGACAACACCTAA
- the mvk gene encoding mevalonate kinase gives MTVCEAPGKVYLFGEHAVVYGEPAVPAAIERRATVTAEPRSDDHVRVEAEDLSLNGFTVEYAGGTGDRPDVDVPAPLVEAAMGYVDAAVRQARDAADAPDAGFDITVESDIPLGAGLGSSAAVVVAGIDAATRALGEPLDRRELADRAYHAEYEVQDGQASRADTFCSTMGGAVRIEGDDCEPIEAPNLPFVVGFDGGAGDTGELVAGVGELREEYGFAADTVESIGDVVRTGEKLLADAVSEADPSPELLAELGELMDFNHGLLSALGVSARSLDAMVWAARDAGAHGAKLTGAGGGGCIVALDASDASETALSFTHGCEEAFRAELATEGVRVVEP, from the coding sequence ATGACCGTCTGTGAAGCGCCGGGGAAGGTGTACCTCTTCGGCGAACACGCCGTCGTCTACGGCGAACCCGCCGTGCCGGCGGCGATCGAGCGACGCGCCACGGTGACCGCCGAGCCCCGCTCAGACGACCACGTCCGCGTCGAGGCCGAGGACCTCTCGCTCAACGGGTTCACCGTCGAGTACGCCGGCGGTACCGGCGACCGGCCCGACGTGGACGTGCCGGCCCCGCTGGTCGAGGCCGCGATGGGTTACGTCGACGCCGCGGTCCGGCAGGCCCGGGACGCGGCTGACGCGCCCGACGCCGGCTTCGACATCACCGTCGAGAGCGACATCCCGCTCGGCGCCGGACTCGGATCGTCGGCCGCCGTCGTGGTCGCGGGGATCGATGCCGCGACGCGCGCGCTCGGCGAACCGCTGGACCGCCGCGAGCTGGCCGACCGCGCGTACCACGCGGAGTACGAGGTGCAGGACGGACAGGCCTCTCGGGCCGACACGTTCTGCTCGACGATGGGCGGGGCGGTCCGCATCGAGGGCGACGACTGCGAGCCGATAGAGGCGCCGAACCTTCCGTTCGTCGTCGGTTTCGACGGCGGCGCCGGCGACACCGGCGAACTCGTCGCCGGCGTCGGCGAACTCCGCGAGGAGTACGGATTCGCCGCCGACACCGTCGAGTCGATCGGCGACGTGGTGCGGACCGGCGAGAAGCTGCTCGCCGACGCCGTTTCGGAGGCCGATCCGTCGCCGGAGCTGCTCGCTGAGCTCGGGGAGCTCATGGACTTCAATCACGGGCTGCTCTCCGCGCTGGGCGTCTCCGCGCGTTCGCTCGACGCGATGGTGTGGGCCGCCCGCGATGCTGGCGCCCACGGCGCGAAGCTCACCGGCGCGGGCGGCGGCGGCTGCATCGTTGCGCTCGACGCGAGCGACGCGAGCGAGACCGCGCTCTCCTTCACGCACGGGTGCGAGGAGGCGTTCCGCGCGGAGCTCGCGACCGAGGGTGTCCGGGTGGTGGAGCCGTGA